A genomic segment from Aegilops tauschii subsp. strangulata cultivar AL8/78 chromosome 1, Aet v6.0, whole genome shotgun sequence encodes:
- the LOC109779989 gene encoding RING-H2 finger protein ATL8-like, with product MGRPDSEAPTSSIAAVLAALHDHAHGHGGGAGAPTSAGSAFDTNVVIILAALFFALLFAIGLNSLARCALRYVGRGAAVAVGQAGATERVACSGSGIKRRVLRSLPVEVYGSGEDIDDVCAICLGEFVDGEKVRVLPQCGHGFHVRCVDAWLVSHSACPTCRRPVIMGAPAKGGDGGIGGSQCPAENNTITVVIV from the coding sequence ATGGGTCGTCCTGATTCGGAGGCGCCGACGTCGAGCATCGCCGCGGTGCTGGCTGCTCTCCACGACCACGCCCACGGACACGGGGGAGGCGCGGGGGCGCCGACGAGTGCGGGCTCGGCCTTCgacaccaacgtggtgatcatcctTGCCGCGCTCTTCTTCGCGCTGCTGTTCGCCATCGGGCTCAACTCGCTGGCGCGGTGCGCGCTCCGGTACGTGGGGCGAGGAGCCGCGGTCGCCGTCGGCCAGGCCGGGGCGACGGAGCGGGTGGCCTGCAGCGGCAGCGGCATCAAGAGGCGCGTGCTGAGGAGCCTCCCCGTGGAGGTGTACGGCTCCGGGGAGGACATCGACGACGTGTGCGCCATATGCCTCGGGGAGTTCGTCGACGGCGAGAAGGTGCGCGTGCTGCCGCAGTGCGGGCACGGGTTCCACGTCCGGTGCGTCGACGCATGGCTGGTGTCCCACAGCGCGTGTCCGACGTGCAGGCGGCCGGTGATCATGGGCGCTCCCGCgaagggcggcgacggcggcattGGCGGTAGCCAGTGCCCCGCAGAGAACAACACGATCACAGTGGTCATCGTGTGA